One Bdellovibrio bacteriovorus DNA window includes the following coding sequences:
- a CDS encoding DUF5985 family protein, translated as MAFYVYLLCSVTSLGCAVMLMRAYFSSRTRLLFWSSFCFIGIALNNILLSIDFSLGPNYDLSSIRAVAALLGMGVMMYGLIWDTV; from the coding sequence ATGGCGTTTTACGTATATCTTCTATGTTCAGTCACAAGTCTGGGGTGCGCCGTGATGCTCATGCGCGCTTATTTTTCCAGTCGTACGCGATTGCTTTTTTGGAGCAGTTTTTGTTTTATCGGCATCGCCCTCAATAACATCCTGCTGTCGATTGATTTCTCTTTAGGACCTAATTATGACCTCTCAAGCATTCGTGCGGTGGCGGCGTTATTAGGTATGGGGGTGATGATGTACGGCCTTATTTGGGACACGGTCTAA
- a CDS encoding KH domain-containing protein, which produces MSGVMEIKVIRRRSAETRATETATATALTTPVCAEREQCRLLLNTMIQGLVDYPETISVAYSVGERTTVFKVECDRRCLGQIIGAKGKNISGVRAVIAATMARKGIRAIVEIPYYCIET; this is translated from the coding sequence ATGTCTGGCGTAATGGAAATCAAAGTTATAAGAAGAAGATCTGCAGAAACTCGTGCCACTGAAACGGCGACCGCAACGGCTTTAACAACACCGGTGTGCGCAGAGCGAGAGCAGTGTCGATTGTTACTAAATACAATGATCCAAGGCTTGGTCGACTATCCGGAGACCATTTCGGTGGCTTATTCTGTCGGGGAGCGCACCACGGTTTTTAAAGTGGAATGTGACAGGCGTTGCTTGGGACAGATCATTGGTGCGAAAGGGAAAAACATTTCCGGTGTTCGCGCAGTGATCGCGGCAACGATGGCTCGCAAGGGCATCCGAGCCATTGTTGAAATCCCATATTACTGCATTGAAACCTAA
- a CDS encoding DUF5985 family protein has translation MDKTLFNQFIYGAVMMASLCNGLFFLKFWRKTGDRFFSMFAAAFILLSVERWLLLFIKTANETNTWVFMVRLVAFALIIGAVIDKNKK, from the coding sequence ATGGATAAAACTCTTTTTAATCAATTTATTTATGGCGCCGTTATGATGGCTTCACTGTGTAACGGATTATTCTTTCTTAAATTCTGGCGCAAAACCGGGGATCGATTTTTCTCGATGTTTGCCGCGGCATTTATCTTGTTGTCGGTAGAGCGATGGCTTTTGCTATTTATTAAGACGGCTAACGAAACCAACACATGGGTGTTTATGGTTAGACTTGTGGCCTTCGCCCTTATTATTGGGGCCGTTATTGATAAAAATAAGAAATAA
- a CDS encoding response regulator, which translates to MDSKVDILIVDDRLDGLITLEAVINMPYVNLVKAQSGREALELLDLYDFGVILLDVQMPEMDGFETAMHIRKHEKYRHTPIIFVTAINKDAQYIYRGYEAGAVDYIFKPFEPQILRSKVNVFIELFRKTRQLKQQRDLIRESERRERYLRLAELEVESLRRYRALADAIPHIVWRAKGDGTLDYFNQVWMDYTGLTLEASFGNGWQTAIQMDDINGFLKTWMIAMSNGNSFQTECRILRKDGAERWFWISAVSEKNQSDQVVAWIGTCTDIHDRKMAEMKLIEAEKQANAASLSKTSFLANMSHEIRTPMNAILGFTELMLDKEQSPEDRVECIHTVQRNARQLLKIIDEILDISKVESGRLQIEYVETNIASLLEDVRSLMRLPALDKELNFSVELKSEIPRKVITDPTRLRQILLNLVGNAIKFTHHGYVKVEVEWHRHTDKGSNRLHCFIADSGVGIKSDNATRLFQPFMQEDSATTRNFGGTGLGLALSRQLARAMRGDVTLEYSEPGKGSRFMLDIEAEPTVNTDFVKSIESDFVKKESAFLKDGEKRLEGMNVLLVEDVHDNQTLMVHFLGMAGAHVDVASNGKEGVQKALEGHYDAVLMDIQMPVLDGYEATRQLREKGFKVPIIALTAHALNEEREKSLRMGCDGHLSKPISFDELVTNLVELGHPHV; encoded by the coding sequence GTGGATTCGAAAGTTGATATTCTTATTGTTGATGACAGATTAGACGGCCTCATTACGTTAGAGGCCGTCATCAACATGCCGTACGTAAATTTAGTCAAAGCCCAATCGGGCCGCGAAGCCTTAGAACTTTTGGATTTATATGACTTTGGGGTCATCCTATTGGATGTGCAAATGCCCGAGATGGACGGTTTTGAAACCGCCATGCACATTCGTAAACATGAAAAGTACCGGCACACGCCGATAATTTTTGTGACCGCGATTAATAAAGATGCTCAGTACATCTATCGCGGTTATGAAGCCGGGGCGGTGGATTATATTTTTAAACCTTTTGAACCGCAGATATTGCGTTCTAAGGTGAATGTCTTTATTGAACTTTTTCGTAAAACGCGTCAGCTAAAGCAGCAACGGGATCTTATTCGCGAAAGTGAACGTCGCGAGCGCTATTTGCGTCTTGCAGAGCTAGAGGTTGAAAGTCTCCGTCGTTATCGCGCCTTGGCTGACGCCATTCCGCATATCGTTTGGCGTGCCAAAGGGGATGGAACGCTGGATTATTTTAATCAGGTCTGGATGGATTACACCGGGCTGACTCTTGAGGCGAGCTTTGGTAATGGATGGCAAACCGCGATTCAGATGGATGACATCAATGGTTTTTTAAAGACCTGGATGATCGCAATGTCCAATGGGAATTCCTTTCAAACCGAATGTCGAATTTTACGTAAGGACGGGGCAGAGCGCTGGTTCTGGATCAGTGCCGTCAGTGAGAAAAATCAATCCGATCAAGTAGTAGCTTGGATTGGCACTTGTACCGATATTCATGATCGCAAAATGGCGGAAATGAAATTGATTGAAGCTGAAAAACAGGCCAATGCGGCAAGTTTATCGAAAACCAGCTTCTTAGCAAATATGTCTCATGAGATCCGCACCCCGATGAATGCCATCTTAGGATTTACAGAGCTGATGCTGGACAAAGAGCAATCCCCAGAGGATCGCGTCGAATGTATTCACACGGTTCAGCGTAATGCAAGACAGCTATTAAAGATCATTGATGAGATTTTGGACATTTCGAAAGTCGAATCGGGACGGTTGCAAATTGAGTACGTGGAAACAAACATCGCTTCTTTGCTTGAAGATGTGCGCTCGTTGATGCGCTTACCGGCGCTGGATAAGGAATTAAATTTTAGCGTCGAGCTCAAATCCGAAATTCCGCGCAAGGTGATCACCGATCCCACGCGCCTACGGCAGATTTTATTAAACTTAGTTGGAAATGCGATCAAGTTCACTCACCATGGCTATGTCAAAGTGGAAGTGGAATGGCACCGTCACACCGACAAAGGATCTAACCGCCTGCATTGTTTTATCGCGGACAGTGGTGTGGGGATCAAGTCTGACAATGCGACGCGCTTGTTTCAACCTTTCATGCAAGAAGACAGCGCGACCACCAGAAACTTTGGTGGTACGGGATTGGGCTTGGCTCTTTCGCGTCAATTGGCGCGCGCGATGCGTGGGGATGTGACCCTGGAATACAGTGAGCCGGGTAAAGGCAGTCGTTTTATGTTGGACATTGAGGCCGAACCGACGGTGAATACTGATTTTGTTAAAAGTATTGAAAGTGATTTTGTTAAAAAGGAAAGTGCTTTTCTTAAGGATGGGGAAAAGCGTTTAGAGGGGATGAATGTTCTTCTGGTCGAAGATGTGCACGACAATCAAACATTGATGGTGCATTTCTTAGGCATGGCCGGCGCTCACGTAGACGTCGCAAGCAATGGCAAAGAGGGAGTTCAAAAAGCGCTAGAGGGTCACTATGATGCTGTCTTGATGGACATTCAAATGCCCGTCTTAGATGGCTACGAGGCGACCCGTCAGCTGCGAGAGAAAGGATTCAAAGTGCCGATCATAGCGTTGACGGCGCATGCCCTAAATGAAGAGCGCGAAAAGAGTTTGCGCATGGGCTGCGATGGTCATTTGTCTAAACCAATATCATTTGATGAGTTAGTAACGAACTTAGTCGAATTGGGGCACCCTCATGTCTAA